TGCTCCTCTTTCATGGTAATCGAAAACACGGGGCCAAATCCATTCGGCATCTGCTTTTTCAACCACTCCCCCTGATCCTCCTGCACCGAGGCATGGAATACCTGCTGCAAAACCGCCTGGATGACAGCCTCCTCGGAGCCCGGTGCAGGAGCAACTGCCTGCAGTGCACCGTTCAACCAAGACACCAGCCGAGTGGTGCTGTCACTTTGGCGCTGGACGCGAATTTCGAGCGTTCGAAGACTTCGCACACCGAGCCACGATTCCATGTTTCCCATGACGGATCCGATAAAGATCCGATCCGTGAAGAGCTGTTTAGCCCAGTCCTCCCGCTGGGTGGCCAGCACACCACATAAGAGGTCACTGTGACCGCCAAAATACTTGGTGCCGGAGTGCATGACAAGATCCGCACCGAACAGGAAAGGATCCTGGAGGTTGGGAGGTGCAAAGGTACTGTCAACGATCAGGTAGGCACCTCGTGAATGGGCCTTCTCGGCAAAGGCGGAGATGTCAAAGGCGATTCCGGTGGGGTTCACGGGGGTTTCAAGAAGGATGACATCGCCCTTTTGCAGATCGTCGACGTCACAATTGAGGGGCAGCTTCTGGAGACCTGTGACGCGATTGAAAAGAGCGATCACTCCATGACTGCCGTGGTAACCGTCTCCCACGGAGATGCGACGAGGGTTGAGAAGCGTGAGCGCAGCATGGAGGGCTGAGAGTCCAGAAGAATAGGAAAGCGCTTTTCCATTCAAGAGAGCCGAGAGGATGGTTTCGAAACGACTGGGACCGGGAGCAGAGACTCGCGAATAGTAATGCGTCGTCGGGTCAACATTAGTCTAAAAGGCAGGCGATGCCAAATGCGCAATGAGAAATCAGAGACCGTCCAATGTTACAGtacgaggagaagagaagggggggggggggggggggggaaatgcTAGGTACGCTTGCAGAACCAAACCGGGGTCGACATTCACGAGGATCATAGAAGAGAGAAATGCAGTGTTGGGAAGTTTGCATACAAAGTCATTTTCAGCCGCCGGGACCAGTGCGGAAGGATCATCTGAGTAACGAAAAGTGGTGGACAGGTGCATGGGGGGCGCCACATCGGCCACGACATTCAGCACGTCATCCGCGTGAAGTGACCGAGTGGACGTGCCCATACCGGTGCTTTGCGCCATGGCGATACTAGGTGACACGAGACAAGATATGCACAAGAAAACGGGCACCTAAGCGAAAGGAACTGGAAAAGAGACCCCCCGCGCAGGACTAAATATACAACCGCCTCAGCTGCGGGGAAAAAAGTCAGTCCccatcgccgaggaaggGCGTCCCCCAATCCGGTCACGTGGTGCGGGGCACACCATTTGTCCAGAAAAGGCCCCACGGAGTTCAGGAACAGAAAGTATAGATCATGGACGGAAAAGGGGGTATCACAGAGGACCGAAGAAAGGCAAATAGAAACAAGAAGTGATCTTCCTTGCTCAGCGGCGAAGAGAGACCATGCGAGATGGCTCGCGGACGGAGCCGGGCAGAACCGCTTTGAAATCATTCCGGCCTAATAACAAGAGTGTCAGCAAAGAATCCCACCGCACACGAAGAAAAGTAACAAGGGACTCACCGGCCTCGGTGTCAAAAGCAATGCCAATATCGTCATGCTCGATCGGATACTCGGGCATATCCAAGCACACAAAGTCCGAGGCGGCATCTTCGTCCTTCTTGGGCAAGGCAAACTTGGCGTCGAGAATGCGAATGCCAAATTTACCAGAGCGGGTGAAAGATTCGATTTGGTCAGTCCCTTTCAAGACGAAGTTCATGCAAGTGCCGTGCTGGAAATCGCTGAAGAAAGCAACAAGCTGGACGATCTTTTCCTGTTGGACAATCTGGACGCGGGCCGAGCTGGCTTCCCATTTCTTGTAGATGGGCACGACCATGCGCCGGCGGGagatggtgaatagagaaGCGATTCTTGGAAATGGCATTAGTAACCTGCGTGTGCTTCGCTGAGTGTGCTGACCAGCGAAACTCACCCGTCGTAGATGACCTTGAAACCAGTCACAGCTTCCTGAAAAGCATGGAGATCTATGATGTTGACGAGATCAGCTTCGGATCGTTTCAAGTAAAAGTCGCACCCACTCACCCTGCACTGTTGTAAATTCATATCGGCGAATCATCGGTTTCGCTGTGCCCTTTCGCAAAAATTCCGAGACCTGTTCGGGCATTTCAGGTCGAATCAAATTGTCCGCCAACGATATTGTGAGATCGTGCTGCGGAGCGCGAAACAGGCTCATTCCCGTGGCTCGCTTGACATCCAAGCCAAGACGCAAATCACCAGGGCCTGCAAAAGTGGACAACGTCAGCAAGTGTCTCCGATAAACCCAAAACGAACTAGCAAGTTATCTCGTACCCAAATTAATCCGGTCAGTCACAGAGCCCCACTCAGTGGCAACAAAAGCGCGCAAATGCTCAGAAAGAATCGTGGGACCATATCCGTGGTCCACAAAGGTATGCTCCCGATCAATGACACTGGCGTGGCCGCCGGGAAACTGCAAGTGCGTAAACGGGGATCGGCCACTGGCTGGATTTGCCGGTTCCTCAATCATATATGAGCGCAACGGCAATTCACGTGTGGCTACCTCGCCATCGCGAGGTAGCATGCTCAGAAGCACCGAATGCATTTCCGTTCGCTCCTCGACCTCATGGAACGTCAGCAACATGGACCGTGTTCGACCATCTTCGGTGACCTTCAACAGAAGCGCGGGACTACCGTCTTCGCCTCGCAACAGACCGAAGACCACAGGCCATCCATCACCCAGACGATGCGTCACATTACTCATCGTTTTCACTTTGGGGCTGGTCAACACGCTCAGACGGAACCCGCGATGGGCATTTCGCGATCCCGTTCCTTCGGTAATTGTGACCTGCCGTTCAAACAAGCGGATCCGACATCTCTCTGTAGGTTCCGCAGGGAATGCCTTGGGCGTGCCAGGATCCATGTATTGAAAGGCTTTGAGAGTATTCTCGAACACAACAGTCTCACCAGCCTCGGGTGACAGGCTTGCCTCGGAGTTTCGTGTGTACCTCACAATATTCCACAGAGTTCTAAAATCGTCTTCCGCGAACAGGACATCAAGTTCAAACCCTCGCGGCAGCTTCACCCGCAAGGAATGGTTACGGCCGTCCCAATCCACGTCATCCCAGGTGGGTCCCTGCTTGCGATCACCCTGAATCACGACATTGACCAGTGCGCTCTGACTTGTGATCGCAGTACACACATACCAGTCAGAACGCTCGCGGGTGATCGACAAGACGCACGGCATGGCATATTGTTTTCCTTCGTCTTCCCTTGAACTGACATAGGCCTGCACAAACATGCTTCCATAGGTGAAGAAATGGGCGGTATCTCCGAGCGGCATCATGCTCACAATGCTAGACGATCTGACGGGCGCATCGGCCAACATTGACCGTGAGGCACTCCCCGAGAGGACGGCCGCCACATCGGCAGCAAAGAATGGGTA
The nucleotide sequence above comes from Penicillium oxalicum strain HP7-1 chromosome II, whole genome shotgun sequence. Encoded proteins:
- a CDS encoding putative trans-sulfuration enzyme, translated to MAQSTGMGTSTRSLHADDVLNVVADVAPPMHLSTTFRYSDDPSALVPAAENDFTNVDPTTHYYSRVSAPGPSRFETILSALLNGKALSYSSGLSALHAALTLLNPRRISVGDGYHGSHGVIALFNRVTGLQKLPLNCDVDDLQKGDVILLETPVNPTGIAFDISAFAEKAHSRGAYLIVDSTFAPPNLQDPFLFGADLVMHSGTKYFGGHSDLLCGVLATQREDWAKQLFTDRIFIGSVMGNMESWLGVRSLRTLEIRVQRQSDSTTRLVSWLNGALQAVAPAPGSEEAVIQAVLQQVFHASVQEDQGEWLKKQMPNGFGPVFSITMKEEQMARELPSRLHFFQHATSLGGVESLIEWRTMSDESVDRRLMRISVGLENWEDLKGDLLKAFRESASQ